In the Candidatus Obscuribacterales bacterium genome, TAGCAAAGCCAATGATGCGTTCGGCCAAGAGGTATGAAGTCGGCCACCAGCGCGGTTTTGCAAGGCGTTCAATCCACTCCACGTAGGGCACTGAAACCGTCACTATCCGGCTGAAGGTGGTGCGCTCGATGGAGCGATCAGCCACAAACCGTGGGAGCCAGACATCGGATCTGCCCGCGACAAGCTGCAGGGCAAGCACTATCAGCGGCAGCCCTGTGAGAACGGAGGATCCGGTAACGAAGAAGAACAAGTTTGGCAA is a window encoding:
- a CDS encoding exopolysaccharide biosynthesis protein, whose translation is LPNLFFFVTGSSVLTGLPLIVLALQLVAGRSDVWLPRFVADRSIERTTFSRIVTVSVPYVEWIERLAKPRWWPTSYLLAERIIGFATLFLAIFLFLPIPFANGLPALSIILLALGLSERDGYWLAGGLSLSMISMVLAAGMVFVGTAAVLELILH